A window of the Brassica napus cultivar Da-Ae chromosome A2, Da-Ae, whole genome shotgun sequence genome harbors these coding sequences:
- the LOC106395957 gene encoding endoglucanase 9-like produces MTSLFFLVFLFSSFLTLNVDANPNYVEALSKSLLFFQGQRSGPLPTDQQLSWRASSGLSDGSSANVDLTGGYYDAGDNIKFNFPMAFTTTMLSWSTLEYGAQMGPHLQNVSRVNIRWATDYLLKCATATPGKLYVGVGDPNADHKCWERPEDMDTPRTVYYVSSSNPGSDVAAETAAALAAASMVFREVDSEYSLLLLAAAKNVMQFAIQYRGNYSDSLSSSVCPFYCSYSGYKDELMWGAAWLLKATDDSNYKNFIESLGGGDHPDIFNWDSKYAGAYVLLSQRALVNKDINYELYKQEAESFICKILPNSPSTHYTPGGLMYKLPQSNLQHVTAVTFLLTTYAKYMKATQHIFNCGNSVIVNPDTLISLSKQQVDYILGENPIKMSYMVGFGSSFPMRIHHRASSLPSQVLLSKPFNCTEGFQFYHTQNPNPNILTGAIVGGPDKNDEYPDKRDDYIHSEPATYINAPFVGPLAYFASRGSA; encoded by the exons ATgacttctcttttcttcttagttttccttttctcttcttttctcacGCTAAATGTTGATGCCAATCCAAATTACGTAGAAGCTCTCTCCAAGTCATTGCTCTTCTTCCAAGGTCAGCGGTCCGGTCCCCTCCCAACAGACCAACAACTCTCCTGGAGGGCTAGCTCCGGCCTTTCTGATGGCTCCTCCGCCAAT GTGGACTTAACTGGTGGGTACTACGACGCAGGAGACAACATCAAGTTCAACTTCCCAATGGCGTTTACCACAACAATGCTTTCATGGAGCACACTTGAGTACGGTGCGCAGATGGGTCCTCACCTCCAAAACGTCTCACGTGTTAACATCCGCTGGGCCACGGATTATCTGCTTAAATGTGCTACAGCCACTCCCGGGAAGCTTTACGTCGGGGTAGGAGATCCTAATGCTGATCACAAATGCTGGGAACGTCCTGAAGATATGGACACCCCTCGTACAGTCTATTATGTTTCCTCTTCTAACCCCGGTTCTGATGTAGCAGCTGAAACCGCAGCAGCTCTGGCTGCAGCTTCTATGGTTTTCAGGGAAGTTGATTCTGAGTACTCGCTTTTACTGCTGGCAGCAGCTAAGAATGTGATGCAGTTTGCCATTCAGTACAGAGGAAATTACAGTGATTCCCTTTCTTCATCTGTCTGTCCTTTCTACTGCTCCTACTCTGGTTACAAG GACGAGCTAATGTGGGGTGCGGCCTGGCTGCTGAAAGCAACCGATGACTCGAATTACAAAAACTTCATAGAATCTCTAGGAGGTGGAGATCATCCTGACATCTTCAACTGGGACAGCAAATATGCTGGCGCCTATGTTCTTCTTTCACAG CGAGCATTAGTTAACAAAGACATCAACTACGAACTATACAAGCAAGAAGCTGAGAGTTTCATATGCAAGATCCTCCCAAactctccctctactcattacACTCCAG GAGGCTTGATGTACAAGTTACCTCAGAGCAACCTACAACACGTAACGGCCGTAACATTCTTGCTCACAACCTACGCCAAGTACATGAAAGCCACACAACACATATTCAACTGCGGAAACTCCGTTATTGTCAACCCCGACACCTTGATAAGCTTATCGAAGCAACAAGTGGATTACATACTCGGCGAGAACCCAATAAAGATGTCGTACATGGTTGGATTCGGATCCAGTTTCCCCATGAGAATCCACCACAGAGCATCATCGCTACCTTCACAAGTACTTCTTTCAAAACCTTTCAACTGCACCGAGGGATTCCAATTTTACCACACGCAAAACCCCAACCCTAACATTCTCACGGGAGCAATCGTAGGGGGTCCAGATAAGAACGATGAGTATCCAGATAAGAGAGACGATTACATACACTCGGAACCGGCTACTTACATCAACGCCCCCTTCGTTGGACCTTTGGCCTACTTCGCCTCCCGTGGATCTGCTTGA
- the LOC106395967 gene encoding endoglucanase 9, with protein sequence MTSLFFLVFLFSSLLTPNVDASPIYIEALSKSLLFFHGQRSGPLPTDQQFSWRASSGLSDGSSANVDLVGGYYTEGDNVKHNFPMAFTTTMLSWSTLEYGEQMGTELQNALVNIRWATDYLLKCATATPEKLYVGVGDPNADHKCWERPEDMDTPRTVYSVSPSNPGSDVAAETAAALAAASMVFKEVDSAYSLLLLATAKNVMQFAIKYRGSYSDSLSSSVCPFYCSYSGYKDELMWGAAWLLKATDDSYYKNFIQSLGGGDQPDIFNWDNKYAGAYVLLSQRALVNNDNTFEQYKLEAESFICKILPNTPSSSTSYTPGGLMYNYKLPQSNLQHVTAITFLLTTYAKYMKATQHTFNCGNSVTIVPDTLISLSKQEVDYILGENPAKMSYMVGYGTSFPMRIHHRGSSIPSQPHFSCADGLQFLNTSNPNPNILTGAIVGGPNEKDAYADNREDFIQSEPTTYINAPFVGPLAYFASGGSA encoded by the exons ATgacttctcttttcttcttagTTTTCCTTTTCTCATCTCTTCTCACTCCAAATGTTGATGCCAGTCCAATTTACATAGAAGCTCTCTCCAAGTCATTGCTCTTCTTCCACGGTCAGCGGTCCGGTCCCCTCCCAACAGACCAACAATTCTCGTGGAGGGCTAGCTCCGGCCTTTCAGATGGCTCCTCCGCCAAT GTGGACTTAGTTGGTGGGTACTACACCGAAGGAGACAACGTCAAACACAATTTCCCAATGGCGTTTACCACCACAATGCTTTCATGGAGCACGCTTGAGTACGGTGAGCAGATGGGTACTGAGCTCCAAAATGCTCTTGTTAACATCCGTTGGGCCACGGATTATCTGCTGAAATGTGCTACAGCCACTCCCGAGAAGCTTTACGTCGGGGTAGGAGATCCTAATGCTGATCACAAATGCTGGGAACGGCCTGAAGATATGGACACACCTCGTACAGTCTATTCTGTATCCCCTTCTAACCCCGGTTCTGACGTAGCAGCTGAAACTGCAGCAGCTCTGGCCGCAGCTTCTATGGTTTTCAAGGAAGTTGATTCTGCTTACTCGCTTTTGCTGCTGGCAACAGCTAAGAATGTGATGCAGTTTGCCATTAAGTACAGAGGAAGTTATAGTGATTCCCTTTCTTCATCTGTCTGTCCTTTCTACTGCTCCTACTCTGGTTACAAG GACGAGCTAATGTGGGGTGCGGCCTGGCTGCTGAAAGCAACCGATGACTCGTATTACAAAAACTTTATACAATCTTTAGGAGGTGGAGATCAGCCTGACATCTTCAACTGGGACAACAAATATGCTGGCGCTTATGTTCTTCTTTCACAG CGAGCATTAGTTAACAACGACAACACCTTTGAACAATACAAGCTAGAAGCTGAGAGTTTCATATGCAAGATCCTCCCAAACACTCCCTCTTCTTCTACCAGTTACACTCCAG GAGGCTTGATGTACAACTACAAGTTACCTCAGAGCAACCTACAACACGTAACGGCCATAACATTCTTGCTCACAACCTACGCCAAGTACATGAAAGCCACACAACACACGTTCAACTGCGGAAACTCCGTTACCATTGTCCCCGACACCTTGATAAGCTTATCGAAGCAAGAAGTGGATTATATACTCGGCGAGAATCCGGCCAAGATGTCGTATATGGTTGGATACGGAACTAGTTTTCCCATGAGAATCCACCACAGAGGATCATCTATTCCTTCACAACCACACTTCAGCTGCGCAGATGGACTCCAATTTTTAAATACttcaaaccctaaccctaacatTCTCACGGGAGCAATCGTAGGAGGTCCAAATGAGAAGGATGCGTATGCAGATAACAGAGAAGATTTCATTCAATCGGAGCCTACTACTTACATCAACGCCCCCTTCGTCGGACCTTTGGCGTACTTCGCCTCCGGTGGATCGGCTTGA